In Elaeis guineensis isolate ETL-2024a chromosome 1, EG11, whole genome shotgun sequence, a genomic segment contains:
- the LOC105038512 gene encoding uncharacterized protein, producing the protein MPLYKRKPFSLAETPQHLDPQELVFQVRFTKEIFQDYQEYLKRFNLYRQRVWTCKVTGKSNLTYEEALVSECHATEKVQQFPEELMAPVLHMIQYSTLSLKDLVNEIYTKLQECLFEGLELHGRKEQSFCACKILKILDDGDTMQYKVGWVDKDKKVTDTSIIKAEDLVRKKPPFSRNILKVFIRESTSKSAPWLVHEKLAKKHGISTELPGELRDKLTMQNCKERKNARRKNIRDAGDNKINKKRKDTENENLEGMDMIKKKLKKEEEKTKEQPVKYPIDDLLVQPAADDPVFADRPTPSTDFRVPMDCVGDLLVVWDFCSSFRKLLHLWPFSLEDFENAICHKDSDLMLIVALHSAIVRLLIKDESDYFMAIQNKKRKSKITLTNWTEYLCDFLEMEDRVGLSSHVTTIKRGHYGLLDINIKLGILRELISEVLSTDAVRDRLDDCIEQQQVLAATRRAEARKKKEEQHMKREETDVKEMDQGHIMENGKENSCISVLQRRTKKVHSSKNNHISENWETSNKMRMDGGGGMERVKYLSATMDNMKEQRRRKDKEMEKKPEEDREQHLEREIEKLSIRTTSLGKDRNYNRYWFFRHEGRLFVESSDHKLWGYYSTKDELDALMGSLNPKGERERALQRQLEKFYHRISTALQKRSKDVAQKILLEEAVLRRSTRVRAQPRDSPAMAFLRYVNKWKEN; encoded by the exons ATGCCTCTCTATAAAAGGAAACCCTTTTCCCTAGCGGAGACACCACAGCATTTGGATCCACAAGAGCTTGTTTTCCAAGTTCGTTTTACAAAGGAGATATTCCAGGATTATCA AGAATATTTGAAGAGATTTAATCTTTACCGCCAAAGAGTCTGGACATGTAAAGTTACTGGGAAAAGTAATTTAACTTATGAAGAAGCTTTGGTCTCAGAGTGCCATGCAACGGAGAAGGTTCAACAATTCCCGGAGGAATTAATGGCTCCTGTACTTCATATGATCCAATACA GTACTCTCAGTTTAAAAGATCTTGTCAATGAAATTTACACTAAGTTACAAGAATGTCTGTTTGAAGGGCTAGAATTGCATGGGAGGAAAGAACAGTCTTTTTGTGCATGCAAAATCTTAAAGATTTTAGATGATGGAGACACCATGCAATACAAGGTCGGTTGGGTTGATAAAGATAAGAAAGTAACTGACACTTCAATAATAAAAGCTGAAGATCTGGTACGGAAGAAACCACCATTTAGTAGGAATATACTGAAAGTGTTTATTAGAGAATCAACTTCAAAAAGTGCCCCATGGCTGGTTCATGAAAAGCTCGCAAAGAAGCATGGGATTTCCACTGAACTTCCTGGAGAATTGAGGGATAAGCTTACTATGCAAAATTGCAAAGaacgcaagaatgcaagaagaaaaaatattcgG GATGCTGGAGATAACAAAAtcaacaagaaaaggaaagatactGAAAATGAAAATTTGGAAGGCATGGatatgatcaaaaaaaaattaaagaaag AGGAAGAAAAGACTAAAGAACAGCCTGTTAAATACCCAATTGATGACCTCTTAGTGCAGCCTGCTGCTGATGATCCTGTTTTCGCAGATCGCCCTACTCCGTCTACAGATTTTCGTGTGCCTATGGACTGTGTTGGTGACCTCCTTGTCGTTTGGGATTTTTGCTCTTCTTTTAGGAAGTTGTTGCATTTGTGGCCATTTTCTCTTGAGGATTTTGAAAATGCAATCTGCCACAAGGACAGTGATCTTATGCTTATTGTGGCATTGCATTCTGCAATTGTCCGCTTGCTTATTAAAGATGAAAGTGACTATTTCATGGCCATACAGAACAAAAAGCGGAAATCAAAG ATTACATTAACCAACTGGACTGAATATTTATGTGACTTCTTGGAGATGGAAGATAGAGTAGGATTATCAAGCCATGTGACAACTATAAAACGGGGCCATTATGGTCTTCTTGACATCAATATAAAACTGGGAATTCTCCGAGAATTGATTTCAGAAGTTCTTTCAACTGATGCTGTTAGAGATAGGTTAGATGACTGCATTGAACAGCAGCAGGTGCTTGCAGCCACAAGAAGAGCGGAAgctagaaagaagaaagaagagcagCATATGAAAAGAGAAGAGACTGACGTTAAAGAAATGGATCAGGGACACATTATGGAGAATGGCAAAGAAAACTCATGCATTTCTGTTTTACAGCGGCGAACTAAGAAGGTTCATTCATCTAAGAACAACCACATTTCAGAAAATTG GGAAACTTCAAATAAGATGAGGATGGATGGTGGAGGTGGCATGGAGAGAGTAAAGTATTTGTCTGCTACCATGGATAATATGAAGGAGCAGAGAAGACGGAAGGATAAAGAGATGGAGAAGAAACCTGAAGAAGACCGG GAACAGCATCTTGAAAGGGAGATAGAGAAATTATCCATACGTACTACATCATTAGGCAAAGATCGAAACTACAATAGGTATTGGTTCTTCAGGCATGAAGGAAGACTTTTTGTTGAAAGTTCAGACCATAAGCTGTGGGGCTACTATAGTACCAAGGATGAG CTTGATGCACTTATGGGCTCCCTAAATCCAAAAGGCGAGAGGGAGAGAGCCCTTCAGAGACAGTTGGAGAAGTTCTATCATAGAATAAG TACGGCATTACAGAAGAGATCAAAAGATGTTGCTCAAAAAATCTTGCTTGAGGAGGCTGTACTCAGGCGGTCGACACGTGTTCGGGCCCAACCGAGGGATAGCCCAGCTATGGCATTCCTCAGGTATGTTAACAAGTGGAAGGAGAATTGA
- the LOC105038511 gene encoding uncharacterized protein — protein MAKPGRARPATPSGSASASSSPSRSTSGSYSRSRSRSRSRSFSSSSSPSRSVSSRSRSPPPQRRSPSAAGRRGRSPSPPPKRTSPPRKTSPVPESVVLHIDHLSRNVNEAHLKEIFSNFGEVLNVELSMDRIVNLPRGYGYVEFRKRADAEKALLYMDGGQIDGNVVRVKFTLTQRQKPSSPPKAIPAAPKREAPQREKVSANAEKDALQRPRESSPRRKPLSPPRRRSPPANRRVDSPRRRPDSPPRRRVDSPVRRRADSSPYRRETPPRRRAPSPPRRRSPPTPPPRRHRSPARVSPRRGRGSPVRKRSPLPPRRRSPPRRPRSPPRRSPPPRRRSRSPLRRPPPRSRSRSVSPRRGRGPPLRRGRSGSSYSESPSPRKGARRLSRSRSPRRPVRGRSSSLSRSSSSPSPRPN, from the exons ATGGCGAAGCCCGGCCGAGCTCGGCCAGCCACCCCGTCGGGGTCGGCTtccgcctcctcctccccctcgcgCTCGACCTCCGGCTCGTACTCCCGCTCGCGGTCTCGCTCCCGATCCAGGTCCTTCTCCTCGTCCTCCTCTCCCTCCCGAAGCGTGAGCTCTCGAAGCCGATCCCCTCCGCCTCAGAGAAGAAG TCCAAGTGCTGCAGGTAGAAGAGGTCGTTCACCATCACCACCTCCTAAAAGAACTTCACCACCAAG GAAAACATCTCCAGTTCCTGAGTCTGTGGTTCTTCACATTGATCATCTGTCAAGGAATGTCAATGAAGCTCATTTGAAAGAAATTTTCA GTAATTTTGGTGAAGTACTCAACGTGGAGCTGTCAATGGATCGGATT GTTAACCTTCCTCGAGGTTATGGCTATGTTGAGTTCAGGAAGAGGGCTGATGCTGAGAAGGCTCTTCTTTACATGGATGGC GGTCAAATTGATGGAAATGTTGTTCGAGTTAAATTTACGCTAACACAACGTCAAAAACCATCTTCCCCTCCAAAGGCAATTCCTGCTGCTCCAAAAAGAGAAGCTcctcagagagagaaagttagtgCCAATGCTGAAAAGGATGCTCTGCAGCGGCCTAGGGAAT CTTCTCCACGTCGGAAACCACTGTCACCTCCACGGAGGCGCTCTCCTCCAGCAAACCGAAGAGTTGATTCACCAAGACGTCGACCTGATTCACCTCCGCGTCGTCGTGTGGATTCCCCTGTTCGTCGCCGAGCAGATTCTTCTCCTTACCGACGTGAAACCCCACCTCGGCGGAGAGCACCATCTCCACCTAGAAGACGATCTCCTCCTACTCCTCCACCAAGGAGGCATAGATCACCTGCACG GGTCTCTCCGAGAAGGGGTCGTGGTAGTCCGGTCCGCAAACGCTCCCCACTGCCTCCTAGGCGGCG ATCACCTCCTAGGCGACCAAGAAGCCCTCCAAGAAGGTCACCTCCTCCTCGCCGTCGCAGCCGTTCACCTCTTCGAAGACCTCCTCCTCGATCCCGTTCAAGATCAGTCTCTCCTCGCAG GGGTAGGGGACCACCTCTGAGGCGTGGAAGGTCTGGCTCATCATATTCTGAATCACCCAGTCCTCGCAAG GGAGCTCGAAGGCTATCAAGAAGTCGCAGTCCTAGGAG GCCTGTTAGAGGGAGAAGTTCCAGTCTCAGCCGCAGCAGCAGCTCCCCTTCCCCCAGACCTAATTAA